A single region of the Zonotrichia leucophrys gambelii isolate GWCS_2022_RI chromosome 9, RI_Zleu_2.0, whole genome shotgun sequence genome encodes:
- the LOC135451554 gene encoding cytochrome P450 2J6-like isoform X1: MLSITQGFIVLIIFLLIVEFFRLQKACKQFPPGPTPLPLLGNLVHLNFQFHRDLLMELAKTHGNMYTLWFGWVPVIILNGFQAVKDGMTTHPEDVSGRLVSPFFRALAKGKGIILASGRSWKQQRRFGIMTLRNLGMGKKGLEHRVQEEASHLVEFFGSLKGRPVDPSFPLFHSISNVICAVVFGYHFSDEDKTFHELIHATEKIFKFAGSFVHQMYEILPWLLCRLPGPHKKVLACYDVLSSFARKEIRRHVERGIPAEPQDFIDFYLAEIEKSKEGAKPKYDEENLVYVINDLFLGGSETSSTTLYWGLLYMVVNPDIQEKVQKELDAVLGPSQLICYEDRRKLPYTNAVVHEIQRFSNIVFVGVPRLCVRNTTLLGFPVKKGTIVIPNIASVLYDPEQWETPRQFNPGHFLDKEGNFVPREAFLPFSAGHRVCLGEHLARTELFIFFASLLRAFTFRLPEGVSRLSTEPVMGGTLQPQPYRLCAIPR, translated from the exons ATGCTGTCTATAACTCAAGGTTTTATAGTCCTGAtcatttttttgttaattgttGAGTTTTTCAGGCTGCAAAAAGCTTGCAAGCAATTCCCTCCTGGACCAACTCCTCTCCCATTGCTTGGAAACTTGGTGCACTTGAACTTTCAGTTTCATCGGGATCTTCTGATGGAg CTGGCAAAAACTCATGGTAACATGTACACTCTGTGGTTTGGGTGGGTCCCAGTGATTATACTGAATGGATTTCAAGCAGTGAAAGATGGCATGACCACACACCCTGAAGATGTTTCTGGCAGGCTGGTGTCACCTTTCTTCAGAGCGTTGGCCAAAGGAAAAG GTATTATACTTGCAAGTGGTCGctcctggaagcagcagaggcGTTTTGGAATAATGACTCTACGcaatttgggaatggggaaaaaaggcctgGAGCATCGAGTGCAAGAGGAGGCCTCTCACCTGGTGGAGTTTTTTGGGAGCCTCAAAG GGAGACCTGTGGatccttctttccctcttttccattCTATTTCAAATGTAATTTGTGCTGTGGTTTTTGGATATCACTTCTCTGATGAGGACAAAACCTTCCATGAACTGATCCATGCTACAGAGAAAATATTCAAGTTTGCAGGCAGCTTTGTTCATCAG ATGTATgaaatcctgccctggctgctgtgtcGCCTCCCTGGGCCTCATAAGAAGGTGTTGGCTTGCTATGATGTCCTGAGTTCTTTTGCAAGGAAGGAAATCAGAAGACATGTAGAGAGAGGGATACCAGCTGAACCACAGGATTTCATTGACTTTTACCTGGCTGAGATTGAGAAA TCTAAAGAGGGGGCCAAGCCCAAGTATGATGAAGAGAATTTGGTATATGTCATAAATGATCTTTTCCTTGGTGGATCAGAGACTTCAAGCACTACCTTGTACTGGGGACTGCTCTATATGGTGGTGAATCCAGACATCCAAG AGAaagtgcagaaggagctggatgCTGTTCTGGGTCCTTCCCAGTTAATTTGTTATGAGGATCGGAGAAAACTGCCCTACACAAACGCTGTGGTTCATGAGATCCAGCGCTTCAGCAACATTGTCTTTGTTGGCGTCCCCAGACTGTGTGTGAGGAACACAACTCTGCTGGGATTTCCTGTCAAAAAG GGCACCATTGTTATACCAAATATAGCATCTGTTCTGTATGACCCTGAGCAGTGGGAGACACCTCGGCAGTTCAACCCTGGCCATTTTCTGGACAAAGAAGGAAACTTTGTACCTCGAGAGGCTTTCTTACCGTTCTCAGCAG ggcACCGAGTGTGTTTGGGGGAGCACCTGGCCAGGACCGagctgttcattttctttgccAGCCTGCTGCGGGCGTTCACCTTCCGCCTGCCCGAGGGAGTGAGCCGGCTCAGCACGGAGCCCGTCATGGGGGGcactctgcagccccagccctacaggctctgtgccatcccacgctag
- the LOC135451554 gene encoding cytochrome P450 2J2-like isoform X2: MELAKTHGNMYTLWFGWVPVIILNGFQAVKDGMTTHPEDVSGRLVSPFFRALAKGKGIILASGRSWKQQRRFGIMTLRNLGMGKKGLEHRVQEEASHLVEFFGSLKGRPVDPSFPLFHSISNVICAVVFGYHFSDEDKTFHELIHATEKIFKFAGSFVHQMYEILPWLLCRLPGPHKKVLACYDVLSSFARKEIRRHVERGIPAEPQDFIDFYLAEIEKSKEGAKPKYDEENLVYVINDLFLGGSETSSTTLYWGLLYMVVNPDIQEKVQKELDAVLGPSQLICYEDRRKLPYTNAVVHEIQRFSNIVFVGVPRLCVRNTTLLGFPVKKGTIVIPNIASVLYDPEQWETPRQFNPGHFLDKEGNFVPREAFLPFSAGHRVCLGEHLARTELFIFFASLLRAFTFRLPEGVSRLSTEPVMGGTLQPQPYRLCAIPR; this comes from the exons ATGGAg CTGGCAAAAACTCATGGTAACATGTACACTCTGTGGTTTGGGTGGGTCCCAGTGATTATACTGAATGGATTTCAAGCAGTGAAAGATGGCATGACCACACACCCTGAAGATGTTTCTGGCAGGCTGGTGTCACCTTTCTTCAGAGCGTTGGCCAAAGGAAAAG GTATTATACTTGCAAGTGGTCGctcctggaagcagcagaggcGTTTTGGAATAATGACTCTACGcaatttgggaatggggaaaaaaggcctgGAGCATCGAGTGCAAGAGGAGGCCTCTCACCTGGTGGAGTTTTTTGGGAGCCTCAAAG GGAGACCTGTGGatccttctttccctcttttccattCTATTTCAAATGTAATTTGTGCTGTGGTTTTTGGATATCACTTCTCTGATGAGGACAAAACCTTCCATGAACTGATCCATGCTACAGAGAAAATATTCAAGTTTGCAGGCAGCTTTGTTCATCAG ATGTATgaaatcctgccctggctgctgtgtcGCCTCCCTGGGCCTCATAAGAAGGTGTTGGCTTGCTATGATGTCCTGAGTTCTTTTGCAAGGAAGGAAATCAGAAGACATGTAGAGAGAGGGATACCAGCTGAACCACAGGATTTCATTGACTTTTACCTGGCTGAGATTGAGAAA TCTAAAGAGGGGGCCAAGCCCAAGTATGATGAAGAGAATTTGGTATATGTCATAAATGATCTTTTCCTTGGTGGATCAGAGACTTCAAGCACTACCTTGTACTGGGGACTGCTCTATATGGTGGTGAATCCAGACATCCAAG AGAaagtgcagaaggagctggatgCTGTTCTGGGTCCTTCCCAGTTAATTTGTTATGAGGATCGGAGAAAACTGCCCTACACAAACGCTGTGGTTCATGAGATCCAGCGCTTCAGCAACATTGTCTTTGTTGGCGTCCCCAGACTGTGTGTGAGGAACACAACTCTGCTGGGATTTCCTGTCAAAAAG GGCACCATTGTTATACCAAATATAGCATCTGTTCTGTATGACCCTGAGCAGTGGGAGACACCTCGGCAGTTCAACCCTGGCCATTTTCTGGACAAAGAAGGAAACTTTGTACCTCGAGAGGCTTTCTTACCGTTCTCAGCAG ggcACCGAGTGTGTTTGGGGGAGCACCTGGCCAGGACCGagctgttcattttctttgccAGCCTGCTGCGGGCGTTCACCTTCCGCCTGCCCGAGGGAGTGAGCCGGCTCAGCACGGAGCCCGTCATGGGGGGcactctgcagccccagccctacaggctctgtgccatcccacgctag
- the LOC135451554 gene encoding cytochrome P450 2J2-like isoform X3, with protein MYTLWFGWVPVIILNGFQAVKDGMTTHPEDVSGRLVSPFFRALAKGKGIILASGRSWKQQRRFGIMTLRNLGMGKKGLEHRVQEEASHLVEFFGSLKGRPVDPSFPLFHSISNVICAVVFGYHFSDEDKTFHELIHATEKIFKFAGSFVHQMYEILPWLLCRLPGPHKKVLACYDVLSSFARKEIRRHVERGIPAEPQDFIDFYLAEIEKSKEGAKPKYDEENLVYVINDLFLGGSETSSTTLYWGLLYMVVNPDIQEKVQKELDAVLGPSQLICYEDRRKLPYTNAVVHEIQRFSNIVFVGVPRLCVRNTTLLGFPVKKGTIVIPNIASVLYDPEQWETPRQFNPGHFLDKEGNFVPREAFLPFSAGHRVCLGEHLARTELFIFFASLLRAFTFRLPEGVSRLSTEPVMGGTLQPQPYRLCAIPR; from the exons ATGTACACTCTGTGGTTTGGGTGGGTCCCAGTGATTATACTGAATGGATTTCAAGCAGTGAAAGATGGCATGACCACACACCCTGAAGATGTTTCTGGCAGGCTGGTGTCACCTTTCTTCAGAGCGTTGGCCAAAGGAAAAG GTATTATACTTGCAAGTGGTCGctcctggaagcagcagaggcGTTTTGGAATAATGACTCTACGcaatttgggaatggggaaaaaaggcctgGAGCATCGAGTGCAAGAGGAGGCCTCTCACCTGGTGGAGTTTTTTGGGAGCCTCAAAG GGAGACCTGTGGatccttctttccctcttttccattCTATTTCAAATGTAATTTGTGCTGTGGTTTTTGGATATCACTTCTCTGATGAGGACAAAACCTTCCATGAACTGATCCATGCTACAGAGAAAATATTCAAGTTTGCAGGCAGCTTTGTTCATCAG ATGTATgaaatcctgccctggctgctgtgtcGCCTCCCTGGGCCTCATAAGAAGGTGTTGGCTTGCTATGATGTCCTGAGTTCTTTTGCAAGGAAGGAAATCAGAAGACATGTAGAGAGAGGGATACCAGCTGAACCACAGGATTTCATTGACTTTTACCTGGCTGAGATTGAGAAA TCTAAAGAGGGGGCCAAGCCCAAGTATGATGAAGAGAATTTGGTATATGTCATAAATGATCTTTTCCTTGGTGGATCAGAGACTTCAAGCACTACCTTGTACTGGGGACTGCTCTATATGGTGGTGAATCCAGACATCCAAG AGAaagtgcagaaggagctggatgCTGTTCTGGGTCCTTCCCAGTTAATTTGTTATGAGGATCGGAGAAAACTGCCCTACACAAACGCTGTGGTTCATGAGATCCAGCGCTTCAGCAACATTGTCTTTGTTGGCGTCCCCAGACTGTGTGTGAGGAACACAACTCTGCTGGGATTTCCTGTCAAAAAG GGCACCATTGTTATACCAAATATAGCATCTGTTCTGTATGACCCTGAGCAGTGGGAGACACCTCGGCAGTTCAACCCTGGCCATTTTCTGGACAAAGAAGGAAACTTTGTACCTCGAGAGGCTTTCTTACCGTTCTCAGCAG ggcACCGAGTGTGTTTGGGGGAGCACCTGGCCAGGACCGagctgttcattttctttgccAGCCTGCTGCGGGCGTTCACCTTCCGCCTGCCCGAGGGAGTGAGCCGGCTCAGCACGGAGCCCGTCATGGGGGGcactctgcagccccagccctacaggctctgtgccatcccacgctag